A region of the Denitrificimonas caeni genome:
CCTGAATCTGTAGTTACAACTCCATCACGCTTAGCATTTTCAGCTAAGAATGCCGCACCCGCTTGCGCAACTTCATCATTGAGTGCTGCCATGCGTTCTTGCGCACGGGCTTGTAAAAAGCCGAAAGCTTCCATTAACTCATCATCGCTCAAGCGCTGCTCTTTATTTGCTAAGGCATCTTCAATCCCTAAAGCAACAGCTTGTGAGTCAAGATCATCCATGCCTTCTTGGCTCAGGTTTTTACCCATGCTGAGACCAATGCCGTAAGAGGCTTTTTGTGCCGGCGTTTTCAGGTCAGAACTGACTGCAGCTTGGTTATCACAGCCAGCCAATACGAGAGCGAGCACTGCAGCCGAAGCTGCTAAACGATGTAACTTCATTATAATGTCCTTGTCTGATGCCTGACGGCTTTTTGTGT
Encoded here:
- a CDS encoding FKBP-type peptidyl-prolyl cis-trans isomerase yields the protein MKLHRLAASAAVLALVLAGCDNQAAVSSDLKTPAQKASYGIGLSMGKNLSQEGMDDLDSQAVALGIEDALANKEQRLSDDELMEAFGFLQARAQERMAALNDEVAQAGAAFLAENAKRDGVVTTDSGLQYEIITKADGAKPKVSDVVSVHYEGTLTDGSVFDSSIERGESVEFPVGGVIPGWVEGLQLMNVGEKYKFYIPSELAYGAQSPTPAIPANSTLVFEVELLDIAGNDDAEVVDVEASEPVEVIEE